One Aegilops tauschii subsp. strangulata cultivar AL8/78 chromosome 7, Aet v6.0, whole genome shotgun sequence genomic window carries:
- the LOC109753880 gene encoding uncharacterized protein has translation MAEAVRDDHRGAVGVAVDDGTGLRPSTNGDSTWEIEELEPDDRTAGPPPPPPPGAAATSDADDVYVAVGKGGSSMAALSWALRQLAKPRSFVYLVHVFPVVATIPTPLGMMPKRQATPEQVETYMNQERSKRREMLQKFLDHCRNFQVNVDVYLIESDQIADAVAELIPVLNIKQLVLGVAKSNLRKLKKGNTIAGQIQKNAALYCEVKIVCDDKEVTAATTADPTPPFSPSPVNNNNRSRTPTPPSSTPNRDSTEAVDGKNDSKTKERRKIPKFLRCLSS, from the exons ATGGCCGAGGCAGTCCGGGACGATCATCGCGGCGCGGTCGGCGTCGCCGTGGACGACGGCACCGGCCTGCGCCCGAGCACCAACGGCGACAGCACGTGGGAGATAGAGGAGCTGGAGCCGGACGACCGGACGGCcggaccgcctcctccccctcctcccggGGCAGCGGCCACCTCCGACGCCGACGACGTCTACGTGGCGGTGGGCAAGGGCGGGTCCAGCATGGCGGCGCTGTCGTGGGCGCTGCGGCAGCTCGCGAAGCCACGGAGCTTCGTCTACCTCGTGCACGTCTTCCCCGTCGTCGCCACCATCCCCACCCCAT TAGGAATGATGCCTAAGAGACAAGCAACCCCAGAGCAAGTAGAAACTTACATGAACCAAGagagatccaagaggcgagagATGCTGCAAAAATTTCTGGACCACTGTCGAAACTTTCAG GTTAACGTCGATGTGTACCTCATCGAGAGTGATCAAATCGCCGATGCGGTCGCTGAACTTATCCCTGTTCTGAATATAAAGCAGCTAGTACTTGGGGTTGCAAAATCCAACTTGCG GAAGTTGAAGAAAGGGAACACAATAGCAGGACAGATACAGAAGAATGCAGCTCTCTACTGCGAAGTCAAGATTGTCTGTGATGACAAAGAAGTTACAGCGGCGACGACTGCTGACCCGACGCCACCATTTTCACCTTCCCCTGTAAATAACAACAACAGATCTCGCACCCCGACACCGCCATCATCTACGCCAAATCGCGATAGCACAGAGGCGGTTGATGGCAAAAATGATAGCAAAACCAAAGAAAGAAGGAAAATTCCCAAGTTTCTCAGGTGCCTGTCATCCTGA
- the LOC109753871 gene encoding protein kinase G11A — MTSKTMLQTIPTIPNIEEKKQCSQNDSSLDLTSSSKPSTALPRKLPESAMPSSPNKEIQSSDQKPSHKLHESVDVTSSKVPADDEKDTVENGNTDGTVKSDSTVDKDHGAASASGSARLTGRSETGERGISSRCRPSTGSDVSEESACSSFSSTSKPHKANDSRWEAIQMIRSRDGILGLSHFKLLKKLGCGDIGSVYLSELTGTKSYFAMKVMDKASLTGRKKLLRAQTEKEILQCLDHPFLPTLYTHFETDKFSCLVMEFCPGGDLHTLRQKQRGKYFPEQAVKFYVAEILLAMEYLHMLGIIYRDLKPENILVRDDGHIMLSDFDLSLRCTVSPTLIRSSNPETEALRKSSQAYCAQPACAEPSCMIQPSCTAPTTCFGPRFFSKSKKDRKPKPEVVNQVRPWPELMAEPSDARSMSFVGTHEYLAPEIIKGEGHGSAVDWWTFGIFLYELLFGKTPFKGSGNRATLFNVIGQPLRFPEYPVVSFSARDLIRGLLVKEPQQRLGCKRGATEIKQHPFFEGVNWALIRCASPPEVPKPVEIERQTTKLPVSTSEASAAPTGASQKGSDNYLEFDFF, encoded by the exons ATGACTTCCAAGACAATGCTCCAAACCATCCCAACAATCCCCAACATTGAAGAAAAGAAGCAGTGCTCTCAGAATGATTCCTCTCTGGATCTCACCAGTTCGAGTAAACCCAGTACAGCCTTGCCAAGAAAATTGCCCGAATCGGCTATGCCAAGCAGTCCAAACAAAGAAATCCAGTCCAGTGACCAGAAACCATCTCACAAGCTGCATGAGTCCGTTGATGTTACATCCAGCAAGGTTCCTGCAGATGATGAGAAGGATACTGTGGAAAATGGAAACACAGATGGAACCGTGAAATCAGACTCGACGGTAGATAAGGATCATGGTGCAGCGAGTGCAAGTGGAAGTGCCAGGTTGACGGGAAGGTCTGAGACTGGAGAAAGAGGTATTAGCAGCCGATGCAGGCCGAGCACAGGCAGTGATGTAAGTGAGGAAAGCGCGTGCAGCAGTTTTAGTAGCACCAGCAAGCCTCACAAGGCAAATGATTCACGGTGGGAGGCAATCCAGATGATCAGGAGTAGAGACGGGATCCTTGGCCTCAGCCACTTTAAGCTATTGAAGAAGCTAGGATGTGGTGACATTGGCAGTGTGTATCTTTCAGAATTGACTGGAACCAAGAGCTATTTTGCAATGAAGGTTATGGACAAGGCATCACTTACAGGCCGTAAGAAGTTGCTTCGAGCCCAGACTGAGAAGGAAATCTTACAGTGCCTGGATCATCCTTTTCTTCCAACATTGTACACACACTTCGAGACTGATAAGTTCTCATGCCTCGTTATGGAGTTCTGCCCTGGGGGAGACTTGCATACACTTCGACAGAAACAGCGTGGCAAGTATTTTCCAGAACAAGCTGTTAA ATTCTATGTAGCAGAAATCCTCCTTGCTATGGAGTACTTGCATATGCTAGGCATCATATATCGTGATCTGAAGCCTGAAAACATTCTTGTCCGTGATGACGGGCACATCATGCTATCCGACTTCGACCTCTCCCTTCGCTGTACAGTTAGCCCGACTCTAATCAGGTCATCTAATCCTGAAACAGAAGCACTTCGGAAGAGCAGCCAGGCCTACTGTGCTCAACCAGCTTGTGCAGAGCCATCCTGCATGATACAGCCATCGTGCACAGCCCCCACAACATGCTTTGGCCCTCGGTTCTTCTCGAAGTCGAAGAAAGATCGAAAGCCAAAGCCTGAAGTTGTCAACCAGGTCCGCCCATGGCCGGAGCTCATGGCAGAACCTAGTGATGCTCGATCAATGTCATTTGTTGGCACACACGAGTACTTGGCCCCTGAGATTATCAAAGGTGAGGGCCATGGCAGTGCTGTTGACTGGTGGACCTTTGGTATATTCTTATACGAGCTTCTGTTCGGCAAAACACCTTTCAAAGGTTCAGGAAACCGAGCGACACTGTTCAATGTCATCGGTCAGCCGTTGCGTTTCCCGGAATACCCAGTTGTGAGCTTCTCAGCAAGAGATTTAATAAGGGGCCTACTTGTTAAGGAGCCCCAACAACGATTGGGTTGCAAGCGTGGCGCCACTGAGATAAAACAGCATCCATTTTTTGAGGGTGTGAATTGGGCGTTGATACGCTGTGCGAGCCCTCCAGAGGTTCCGAAGCCTGTTGAGATTGAGAGGCAGACTACAAAGCTGCCTGTGTCAACATCTGAGGCTAGTGCAGCACCTACTGGTGCATCCCAGAAAGGCTCGGATAACTATTTAGAGTTTGATTTCTTTTAG